A single genomic interval of Helianthus annuus cultivar XRQ/B chromosome 13, HanXRQr2.0-SUNRISE, whole genome shotgun sequence harbors:
- the LOC110898585 gene encoding zinc finger CCCH domain-containing protein 24 — MTTETLNTPASESPSNGTGEPNPPENSATVSPSSPDTKPPADDEHGEKRIPTETLDTPASESTSNGTGTGESNPPENSATVGHQSPDTKPPVDDEHGEKRKRTETEEETVSVHPLWKTSLCSYFRRTGAACSHGETCRYAHGEAELRIRPDNTWDPTSEKAKKMKKMKVDTEGGTEASGDRDDGVMIKDSISDEECSESALDKCFVNLPMKWSADNLKKFLIDQGVEYKSAKTRKGMVVGFVSFETVEQVKAATEKLQGKPIGNKNLKIVDATPRSFERKVKPSSEPDNKAEDGGLVNDDSTPGSLVAKGRSARDAVTPLAHMSYADQLEHKKKNIMQILKKLARNGRKACPDGVALPDWIVKSREIAGLACKLEGIIESPLVNGYRNKCEFSVGYSQQGKPTVGFLLGNFREGVTAVEEPSDCPNVSRISCKYAEIFQNFLQNSTFPIWNRMTNTGFWRQLTVREGRRQGESNIAEALLMVQISSAGFDNEAVNVELEKMAEAFVAGASTESPSLPLTVLAVQDHQGVSNVAPADAPLRTLPLVKSEAAPEARIQDYINNLGFCISPTAFFQVNTLAAEKLYALAGDWACLGPNTLLFDVCCGTGTIGLTLANRVGMVVGIEMNASAVADANRNAEINGINNCRFVCSKAEDVMGSLLKEYLIKEPDGDIGNKEATSAPEEKSLDAEDSKTHCFDNVVAIVDPPRVGLHPTVIKALRTHSGLKRLVYISCNPESLMANAIELCAPSADKTEKGNNNNRGWRNMSSASLARQRAKSMPASDPFQPVKAMAVDLFPHTAHCELVMLLER, encoded by the exons ATGACAACCGAAACCCTAAACACTCCGGCGTCTGAATCGCCATCCAATGGCACCGGCGAACCGAATCCGCCGGAAAACTCCGCAACCGTTTCTCCATCATCTCCAGATACCAAACCACCAGCCGATGACGAACACGGAGAGAAACGAATACCTACCGAAACCCTAGATACTCCGGCGTCTGAATCAACATCGAACGGCACCGGTACCGGCGAGTCAAATCCGCCGGAAAACTCCGCAACCGTCGGCCATCAATCTCCCGATACAAAACCACCAGTCGATGACGAACACGGAGAGAAACGAAAACGAACGGAAACCGAAGAAGAAACCGTTTCCGTTCATCCGTTATGGAAAACGAGTCTCTGTTCGTACTTCCGGCGAACCGGCGCCGCGTGTAGCCACGGCGAAACATGCCGGTATGCTCACGGCGAAGCGGAGCTCCGGATCCGACCGGACAACACTTGGGATCCGACTTCTGAGAAGgcgaagaagatgaagaagatgaaggtggATACAGAAGGTGGAACAGAAGCTTCTGGAGATAGAGATGATGGAGTTATGATAAAGGATTCAATATCGGATGAAGAATGTTCTGAATCTGCGCTTGATAAGTGTTTTGTGAATCTTCCGATGAAGTGGAGTGCTGATAATTTAAAGAAGTTTCTTATTGATCAG GGAGTTGAATACAAGTCAGCAAAGACAAGGAAAGGGATGGTTGTAGGGTTTGTAAGCTTTGAAACAGTAGAGCAAGTGAAAGCTGCAACTGAG AAGCTTCAGGGCAAACCGATTGGGAATAAAAACTTAAAGATAGTGGACGCAACTCCCAGATCATTTGAAAGAAAGGTGAAACCATCATCGGAACCAGACAATAAGGCTGAAGATGGAGGGTTGGTAAATGACGATTCTACCCCTGGAAGTTTGGTAGCGAAGGGTAGAAGTGCCCGGGATGCTGTAACTCCACTTGCCCATATGTCTTATGCAGATCAGCTGGAGCACAAGAAGAAGAATATCATGCAAATTTTGAAAAAACTT gCTCGAAATGGTCGCAAAGCCTGTCCTGATGGTGTTGCACTACCAGACTGGATAGTTAAGTCGAGGGAAATAG CTGGTCTTGCTTGCAAACTAGAGGGTATAATTGAATCACCACTTGTAAACGGATACCGCAACAAATGTGAATTTTCGGTTGGATATTCTCAACAGGGCAAACCTACAGTCGGTTTTTTGCTTGGGAACTTCAG GGAGGGCGTGACAGCTGTTGAGGAACCTTCAGATTGCCCCAATGTTTCTAGAATCAGTTGCAAGTATGCTGAAATCTTCCAGAATTTTCTACAAAATTCAACTTTTCCTATATGGAATAGAATGACTAATACTGGATTTTGGCGTCAACTAACA GTCCGAGAAGGAAGGAGACAGGGTGAATCAAACATTGCAGAAGCCTTGCTTATGGTTCAG ATTTCATCAGCAGGATTTGATAATGAAGCTGTTAATGTTGAACTCGAGAAAATGGCTGAAGCTTTTGTGGCGGGAGCTTCCACAGAGTCACCATCTTTGCCTCTTACGGTACTTGCTGTTCAG GATCATCAAGGGGTATCCAATGTAGCACCAGCTGATGCCCCGTTGCGGACCCTACCCCTTGTTAAATCTGAAGCTGCTCCAGAAGCAAGGATTCAAGATTATATTAATAATCTTGGGTTTTGCATATCTCCAACAGCCTTTTTTCAA GTGAACACCCTTGCAGCTGAAAAGTTGTATGCACTTGCCGGAGATTGGGCTTGTTTGGGACCTAATACCTTGCTTTTTGACGTATGTTGTGGGACTGGAACAATTGGTCTTACTTTAGCTAACCGTGTTGGAATG GTTGTTGGAATCGAAATGAATGCTTCTGCAGTAGCTGATGCAAATAGGAATGCTGAAATAAACGGTATAAACAATTGTAGGTTTGTCTGTTCAAAG GCAGAGGATGTGATGGGATCTCTACTAAAAGAGTATTTGATAAAAGAACCAGATGGCGATATTGGTAATAAAGAAGCAACTAGTGCCCCTGAAGAGAAATCACTAGATGCTGAAGATAGTAAGACGCATTGTTTTGATAACGTTGTTGCCATTGTGGACCCGCCCCGTGTTGGACTTCATCCCACT GTGATTAAAGCTCTCAGAACTCATTCGGGTTTAAAGAGGCTCGT TTATATTTCATGTAATCCCGAGAGCTTAATGGCAAACGCTATTGAGCTTTGCGCTCCGTCTGCTGATAAAACTGAAAAAGGAAATAACAATAACAGAGGATGGAGAAATATGAGTAGTGCTAGCTTGGCCCGCCAGAGAGCCAAATCTATGCCCGCTTCTGACCCGTTTCAGCCCGTTAAAGCGATGGCGGTTGATCTTTTTCCCCACACCGCACATTGCGAATTAGTAATGCTTCTTGAGAGGTGA